One Kitasatospora sp. NBC_01287 DNA window includes the following coding sequences:
- a CDS encoding serine/threonine-protein kinase, translating to MNGPTEERPEERAAQADGPWTLPGYTEERELGTGGSGRVVLARHDATGTRVAVKYLSKALGGTTAFRREAELLGALRVPQVAQLYEYVEGPRGAAIVMELVDGPSLRALLRQEGATSPEAALAVLKGSLLGLAAAHEAGVVHRDYKPENVLVALDGSSKLVDFGIAVPSGAEPGIAGTPVYMAPEQWTGEPATPSADVYAATATFFECLTGAKPYNGTTLAELAAQHTEAPIPDELAPEPVRPLIRAGLAKTPGERPASAAALVEQLERAARAGYGEDWEERGRDALAALVALLPLLLLPAGGGAATGTTALATTELATTELGGGPGELAAATEPGPGADLWPAAGGSGVPRARLSRRGKLLAGAVGIALLGGAMVQMAAADGSGASGTTAMTGPAPELTTSLAPVAEVSPGGSVAPSASGSASPSASASVSPSPSASPSSSASASASASPAASGTGSPSAAAGASGAPSPKPGRTAPTAGGPGATPTAPTTPAGSPSTAPASAPASAPATTPAAVPTSASAAPPSASPTPPPATLRITGVTISGYGCYRTYGTSGTVTVTSDGAAAGTLTISWVDGGSTRKVVATQVLSIAKGQTTARFAVNHTFADSATMWGLQAGGSYQEVAAYLCNPPR from the coding sequence ATGAACGGCCCGACCGAGGAGAGACCCGAGGAGAGAGCGGCCCAGGCCGACGGACCGTGGACGCTGCCCGGCTACACCGAGGAGCGCGAACTGGGCACCGGGGGCAGCGGCCGGGTGGTGCTGGCCCGGCACGACGCCACGGGGACCCGTGTGGCCGTCAAGTACTTGAGCAAGGCGCTCGGCGGCACCACCGCCTTCCGCCGCGAGGCGGAACTGCTCGGCGCCCTGCGCGTGCCGCAGGTCGCCCAGCTCTACGAGTACGTGGAGGGCCCGCGCGGCGCCGCGATCGTGATGGAGCTGGTGGACGGGCCCTCGCTGCGGGCGCTGCTGCGCCAGGAGGGGGCCACCTCTCCCGAGGCGGCGCTGGCCGTGCTCAAGGGCTCGCTGCTCGGGCTGGCCGCCGCGCACGAGGCCGGGGTGGTGCACCGCGACTACAAGCCGGAGAACGTGCTGGTCGCCCTCGACGGCTCGTCCAAGCTGGTGGACTTCGGCATCGCCGTGCCGAGCGGGGCCGAGCCGGGCATCGCCGGCACCCCGGTCTACATGGCCCCCGAGCAGTGGACCGGCGAGCCGGCCACGCCCTCGGCCGACGTGTACGCCGCCACCGCGACCTTCTTCGAGTGCCTCACCGGCGCCAAGCCCTACAACGGCACCACGCTGGCCGAGTTGGCCGCCCAGCACACCGAGGCCCCGATTCCGGACGAGCTGGCGCCCGAGCCGGTCCGCCCGCTGATCCGCGCGGGCCTGGCCAAGACGCCGGGCGAGCGGCCGGCGAGCGCGGCCGCGCTGGTCGAGCAGTTGGAGCGGGCGGCGCGCGCCGGGTACGGCGAGGACTGGGAGGAGCGCGGTCGCGACGCGCTCGCCGCCCTGGTCGCGCTGCTGCCGCTGCTGCTGCTCCCGGCCGGTGGCGGCGCCGCCACCGGCACCACCGCGCTGGCCACCACGGAGCTGGCCACCACGGAGCTGGGTGGTGGCCCGGGCGAACTCGCCGCGGCGACGGAGCCGGGCCCGGGTGCGGACCTGTGGCCCGCCGCCGGTGGGTCCGGAGTGCCGCGAGCTCGGCTGAGCCGCCGGGGCAAGCTGCTGGCGGGCGCGGTGGGCATCGCCCTGCTGGGTGGGGCGATGGTCCAGATGGCCGCCGCCGATGGTTCCGGCGCCTCGGGCACGACCGCCATGACGGGCCCGGCACCGGAGTTGACCACCTCGCTCGCGCCGGTCGCCGAGGTGTCGCCAGGCGGCTCCGTGGCGCCGAGCGCCTCGGGGTCGGCCTCGCCGTCCGCCTCGGCTTCGGTGTCGCCGTCCCCCTCGGCGTCCCCGTCGTCGTCCGCCTCCGCCTCCGCCTCGGCCTCGCCCGCCGCCTCGGGCACCGGTTCGCCGAGCGCTGCCGCCGGGGCCTCCGGCGCGCCGTCACCGAAGCCCGGCCGCACCGCGCCGACCGCCGGCGGGCCCGGCGCCACCCCGACGGCGCCGACCACTCCCGCCGGTTCGCCGAGCACCGCTCCCGCCTCGGCGCCGGCCTCCGCCCCCGCGACCACTCCGGCGGCCGTCCCGACCTCGGCGTCCGCCGCGCCGCCGTCCGCCTCGCCCACGCCGCCGCCCGCCACGCTGCGGATCACCGGGGTGACCATCAGCGGGTACGGCTGCTACCGGACCTACGGCACCAGCGGCACGGTCACCGTCACCTCCGACGGTGCCGCGGCCGGCACGCTGACGATCAGTTGGGTGGACGGTGGCAGCACCCGCAAGGTGGTCGCGACCCAGGTCCTGTCCATCGCGAAGGGGCAGACCACGGCCCGCTTCGCGGTCAACCACACCTTCGCGGACAGCGCGACCATGTGGGGCCTGCAGGCAGGCGGTTCCTATCAGGAGGTCGCCGCCTACCTCTGCAACCCGCCGCGCTGA
- a CDS encoding SAM-dependent methyltransferase — MSDTDWMSQKPQSDEWPSIDLRMDVPHSARVYDYLIGGKTNFEADRTAAHASVEAWPALPVSMRTTRTFMQRAVRHLTEQYGIRQFLDIGTGIPTSPNLHEIAQAIAPEARVAYVDNDPIVLTHARALMSSTPQGRTCYIDADLRDVDSILDAPRLREVLDLSRPVALSLIAIVHFVLDKDDPQAIVRRFMDELAPGSFLALTVFTGDTDPVGVGGVSREYNARGIPLQVRDKAEATAFFDGYDLLDPGVTLVHQWRPDQGAPRVRDQDIAMYGGVAVKRG; from the coding sequence ATGTCCGACACGGACTGGATGTCACAGAAGCCGCAAAGCGACGAGTGGCCGAGCATAGACCTGCGCATGGACGTCCCTCACTCGGCCCGGGTCTACGACTACCTGATCGGCGGCAAGACCAACTTCGAGGCCGACCGGACGGCCGCCCACGCCTCCGTCGAGGCCTGGCCCGCGCTGCCGGTCTCGATGCGCACCACCCGCACCTTCATGCAGCGCGCGGTCCGCCACCTCACCGAGCAGTACGGGATCCGCCAGTTCCTGGACATCGGCACCGGCATCCCCACCTCCCCCAACCTGCACGAGATCGCGCAGGCCATCGCCCCCGAGGCGCGGGTCGCCTACGTCGACAACGACCCCATCGTGCTCACCCACGCCCGGGCCCTGATGTCCAGCACGCCGCAGGGCAGGACCTGCTACATCGACGCCGACCTGCGCGACGTCGACTCGATCCTGGACGCGCCGCGGCTGCGCGAGGTGCTGGACCTGAGCCGGCCGGTGGCGCTCTCGTTGATCGCGATCGTGCACTTCGTCCTCGACAAGGACGACCCGCAGGCCATCGTGCGGCGCTTCATGGACGAGCTGGCCCCGGGCAGCTTCCTGGCGCTGACCGTCTTCACCGGTGACACCGACCCGGTGGGCGTCGGCGGCGTCAGTCGCGAGTACAACGCGCGTGGCATCCCGCTGCAGGTCCGGGACAAGGCCGAGGCCACCGCCTTCTTCGACGGCTACGACCTGCTCGATCCCGGGGTGACGCTGGTCCACCAGTGGCGGCCCGACCAGGGCGCGCCGCGGGTGCGCGACCAGGACATCGCCATGTACGGCGGCGTGGCCGTCAAGCGGGGCTGA
- a CDS encoding MFS transporter — MKSRHTWLGWRAPYLAAAALVLQLAVVLAIKLPVTAPPSRQRYPALLAEPLRLLRAEPDLRRSAWYQAALFAAFSAAWTSIALFVTGPAYRMGAPVVGLIALVGAASMFSTPIAGRWVDRRGPDLVNLACMLGVVLAAVVLLGGLLHGMIGLAALTVGMLLLDVAVQAGQVANQARIFALRPEVRSRLNIAYMTCSFLGGSVGSWLGVRVYDIGWGSVCGVVAVAAVLALLRHLLRRSAPTPTPTVAAADTVAAGSTILQAAAADGTAPV, encoded by the coding sequence ATGAAGTCCAGGCACACCTGGCTGGGCTGGCGGGCTCCGTACCTGGCGGCCGCGGCGCTGGTGCTGCAGCTCGCCGTGGTGCTGGCCATCAAGCTGCCGGTGACCGCGCCGCCCTCGCGGCAACGGTATCCCGCGTTGCTGGCCGAACCGCTCCGGTTGCTGCGGGCCGAGCCCGACCTGCGCCGATCCGCCTGGTACCAGGCCGCGTTGTTCGCCGCGTTCAGCGCCGCTTGGACGAGCATCGCGCTCTTCGTCACCGGGCCGGCGTACCGGATGGGCGCGCCCGTGGTCGGCCTGATCGCGTTGGTGGGTGCTGCGAGCATGTTCAGCACGCCGATCGCCGGGCGCTGGGTCGACCGGCGCGGGCCCGACCTGGTCAACCTGGCCTGCATGCTGGGCGTCGTGCTGGCGGCGGTCGTGCTGCTGGGCGGTCTGCTGCACGGCATGATCGGCCTGGCGGCCCTGACCGTGGGGATGCTGCTGCTCGACGTCGCTGTGCAGGCCGGTCAAGTTGCCAACCAGGCAAGGATCTTCGCGCTGCGTCCGGAGGTCCGCAGTCGGCTCAACATCGCCTACATGACCTGCTCGTTCCTTGGCGGCAGCGTCGGTTCCTGGCTGGGCGTCCGCGTCTACGACATCGGCTGGGGCAGCGTCTGCGGGGTGGTCGCGGTCGCCGCCGTGCTGGCCCTGCTGCGGCACCTGCTCCGACGGAGCGCGCCCACGCCCACGCCCACGGTGGCAGCGGCCGACACGGTTGCTGCGGGCTCAACGATATTGCAAGCGGCGGCCGCTGACGGAACGGCACCCGTCTGA
- a CDS encoding zinc-binding dehydrogenase, whose protein sequence is MRAIQITEFGGPEVLRVVDLPEPSAQPGQLLVEVSAAGVNYADTHAVEDSYLSRSTLPMVPGGEVVGRTAEGRRVVALSDGGGYAERAAVWEAMAHDVPESVTDGQALALVVQGLTAWHLLRTCARIAPGESVVVHAAAGGTGSLAVQLAKEFGAGRVIATASSKEKRELALELGADVAIEAAPDGEGLKERLVEANGGAKVDIVLEMTGGPVFDASLAALAPFGRLVTYGMASRVPPTPVAAAQLMGRSRSVVGFWLMHCVGRPGMYREPMAELFAMTTDGRLKPQVGGVYPLSDAARAHTDLRARRTFGKLLLDPDR, encoded by the coding sequence GTGCGCGCGATCCAGATCACCGAGTTCGGCGGCCCCGAGGTGCTGCGGGTCGTCGACCTGCCGGAGCCGTCGGCACAGCCGGGGCAGTTGCTGGTGGAGGTCTCGGCGGCCGGGGTGAACTACGCGGACACGCACGCCGTCGAGGACTCCTACCTGTCGCGGAGCACGCTGCCGATGGTGCCCGGTGGCGAGGTGGTCGGGCGGACGGCCGAGGGGCGGCGGGTCGTGGCGCTCAGCGACGGCGGCGGGTACGCGGAGCGGGCCGCGGTGTGGGAGGCGATGGCCCACGACGTGCCCGAGTCGGTGACCGACGGCCAGGCGCTCGCCCTGGTGGTGCAGGGCCTCACCGCCTGGCACCTGCTGCGGACCTGCGCGCGCATCGCACCGGGCGAGTCGGTGGTCGTGCACGCCGCCGCCGGCGGCACCGGTTCGCTGGCCGTGCAGCTGGCGAAGGAGTTCGGCGCGGGGCGGGTGATCGCCACCGCCTCGTCCAAGGAGAAGCGTGAACTGGCCCTGGAACTGGGCGCCGACGTCGCGATCGAGGCCGCGCCCGACGGCGAGGGGCTGAAGGAGCGGCTGGTCGAGGCGAACGGCGGCGCCAAGGTCGACATCGTCCTGGAGATGACCGGCGGCCCGGTCTTCGACGCCTCCCTGGCAGCGCTCGCGCCGTTCGGCCGCCTGGTCACCTACGGGATGGCCTCGCGGGTGCCGCCCACCCCGGTGGCGGCGGCCCAACTGATGGGCCGCTCCCGGTCGGTGGTCGGCTTCTGGCTGATGCACTGCGTCGGACGCCCCGGGATGTACCGGGAGCCGATGGCCGAACTCTTCGCGATGACCACCGACGGCCGCCTCAAGCCCCAGGTCGGCGGCGTGTACCCACTCTCCGACGCCGCCCGCGCGCACACCGACCTGCGAGCCCGGCGCACCTTCGGCAAGCTGCTCCTGGACCCGGACCGCTGA
- a CDS encoding IS256 family transposase, with the protein MTAPDSLPFAALLEENLASASPDLLRAMVKTFAEAMMSADVDRACGGEYGRPGEDRTNSRNGYRHRDWDTRAGTIDLAIPRVRSGSYFPSWLLERRCRAEQALVSVVATCYLLGVSTRRVEKLAESMGVTQLSKSQVSEMAKHLDERVAEFRNRPLDQGPYTFVWVDALTQKVREGGRVVNVHCLVAVGVNNEGQREVLGLDVATSEDGAGWLAFLRSLVARGLAGVKLVVSDAHAGLVDAIGATVPGAAWQRCRTHYARNLLSQVPKSAQPWVATLLRTVFEQPDAKAVRQQMATVIAALDERFPKAAEHLEHAREDLLAFAAFPRTVWKSIWSNNPQERLNKEIRRRTDVVGIFPDRSSIIRLIGAVLAEQSDEWAEQRRYIGSEILGRCRLHPIEGETLEETSTTALTA; encoded by the coding sequence ATGACCGCACCTGACAGTCTGCCGTTCGCCGCGCTGCTGGAGGAGAACCTCGCCTCGGCGAGTCCGGACTTGTTGCGCGCGATGGTGAAGACCTTCGCCGAGGCGATGATGTCCGCCGACGTCGACCGCGCCTGCGGCGGCGAATACGGCCGCCCGGGCGAGGACCGCACCAACTCCCGCAACGGCTACCGGCATCGGGACTGGGACACTCGCGCCGGCACCATCGACCTGGCCATCCCGAGAGTTCGGTCGGGGTCCTACTTCCCGTCGTGGCTGCTGGAGCGCCGGTGCCGGGCCGAGCAGGCCCTGGTCTCGGTGGTCGCCACCTGCTACCTGCTCGGCGTCTCCACCAGGCGAGTGGAGAAGCTCGCCGAGAGCATGGGCGTGACCCAGCTGTCCAAGTCCCAAGTGTCCGAGATGGCCAAGCACTTGGACGAGCGCGTCGCCGAGTTCCGTAACCGCCCGCTCGACCAGGGCCCCTACACGTTCGTCTGGGTCGACGCGCTCACCCAGAAGGTCCGCGAGGGCGGCCGGGTCGTCAACGTCCACTGCCTGGTCGCGGTCGGCGTCAACAACGAGGGCCAGCGCGAGGTCCTGGGCCTGGACGTCGCCACCAGCGAGGACGGCGCCGGCTGGCTCGCCTTCCTGCGCTCCCTGGTCGCCCGCGGCCTGGCCGGCGTCAAGCTCGTCGTCAGCGACGCCCACGCCGGGCTGGTGGACGCGATCGGCGCCACCGTGCCCGGTGCGGCCTGGCAGAGATGCCGAACGCATTACGCCCGCAACCTGCTCTCGCAGGTCCCGAAGTCCGCCCAGCCCTGGGTCGCCACCCTGCTGCGGACCGTCTTCGAACAGCCCGACGCGAAGGCCGTGCGCCAGCAGATGGCCACCGTCATCGCCGCCCTGGACGAGCGATTCCCCAAAGCCGCGGAGCACTTGGAGCACGCCCGCGAAGACCTGCTCGCCTTCGCCGCCTTCCCGCGCACCGTCTGGAAGTCGATCTGGTCGAACAACCCGCAGGAGCGCCTGAACAAGGAGATCCGCCGTCGCACCGACGTCGTCGGGATCTTCCCCGACCGCAGCTCGATCATCCGCCTGATCGGCGCCGTCCTGGCCGAGCAGAGCGACGAATGGGCAGAACAGCGCCGCTACATCGGCTCCGAGATCCTCGGCCGCTGCCGCCTCCACCCGATCGAGGGAGAAACCCTCGAAGAGACCAGCACAACCGCACTCACCGCATAG
- a CDS encoding ABATE domain-containing protein: protein MCLDFIRTLRHRGSADAADVVEELADPASLAAWVRQFWPHVGEPPAQVAVGQVESAQVESARALREAVHQLILAARSERGAAACDPTSAELLNQAAAHPVPAPRLDTSGQLHWHAADPVTATLALIARDALDLATTPAATRIRACAGPHCDALFLDNSRPGSRRWCSMDTCGNPAKKTALKTALKTAHHDKTAAPTA, encoded by the coding sequence GTGTGCCTGGACTTCATCCGCACCCTGCGCCACCGCGGCTCGGCCGACGCCGCCGACGTGGTCGAGGAGCTCGCCGACCCGGCGTCACTGGCCGCCTGGGTACGGCAGTTCTGGCCCCACGTCGGCGAACCGCCCGCGCAGGTGGCGGTCGGGCAGGTCGAGTCCGCACAGGTCGAGTCCGCTCGCGCACTCCGCGAGGCGGTCCACCAGCTGATCCTGGCGGCCCGCAGCGAGCGGGGCGCGGCTGCCTGCGACCCCACCTCCGCCGAGCTCCTCAACCAGGCCGCCGCCCACCCGGTGCCGGCCCCTCGCCTCGACACCTCCGGCCAACTCCACTGGCACGCGGCGGATCCGGTCACCGCCACCCTCGCGCTGATCGCCCGCGACGCCCTCGACCTCGCCACCACCCCCGCCGCCACCCGCATCCGCGCCTGCGCCGGCCCCCACTGCGACGCCCTCTTCCTCGACAACTCCCGCCCCGGCAGCCGCCGCTGGTGCTCCATGGACACCTGCGGCAACCCCGCCAAGAAGACCGCCCTGAAGACCGCCCTGAAGACCGCCCACCACGACAAGACCGCCGCCCCCACGGCCTGA
- a CDS encoding TetR/AcrR family transcriptional regulator: MDSQVPTTPRERYRTQVRAEIKQHAWEQIASAGASALSLNAIAKQLGMSGPALYRYFAGRDELLTELVQDAYRSLADAVRAAAEAPGAEPGLLARALYRWALDDPQRYLLIYGTPIPGYHAPDGTTAVAAEIMDLLISAFAALPPAAPVPFDDYLATHRDWAGGHPAPAAVLRRALTFWTRLHGLISLQVAGHFAGMGFDPERFFEAEVDQLLAP; the protein is encoded by the coding sequence GTGGACAGCCAGGTCCCGACCACCCCACGCGAGCGCTACCGCACGCAGGTCCGCGCCGAGATCAAGCAGCACGCCTGGGAGCAGATCGCCTCGGCCGGCGCCTCAGCGCTCTCGCTCAACGCCATCGCCAAGCAGCTGGGCATGAGCGGGCCGGCCCTCTACCGCTACTTCGCGGGCCGCGACGAACTGCTCACCGAGCTCGTCCAGGACGCCTACCGCAGCCTCGCCGACGCGGTGCGGGCCGCCGCCGAGGCGCCGGGCGCCGAACCGGGCCTCCTCGCGCGCGCGCTCTACCGCTGGGCGCTGGACGACCCGCAGCGCTACCTGCTGATCTACGGCACGCCGATCCCCGGCTACCACGCGCCCGACGGCACCACCGCCGTCGCGGCCGAGATCATGGACCTGCTGATCAGCGCCTTCGCGGCGCTGCCCCCGGCCGCCCCCGTCCCGTTCGACGACTACCTCGCCACCCACCGGGACTGGGCCGGCGGCCACCCCGCGCCGGCGGCGGTGCTCCGCCGCGCGCTCACCTTCTGGACCAGGCTGCACGGCCTGATCAGCCTTCAGGTGGCCGGTCACTTCGCCGGCATGGGCTTCGATCCCGAGCGGTTCTTCGAGGCCGAGGTCGACCAGCTCCTCGCGCCGTGA
- a CDS encoding medium chain dehydrogenase/reductase family protein, with the protein MTAKTPATPDAAALPEELTEVVLPGVVEPEGLLLRRRPVPSPGPGQVLVRVAATGVSFAEQQMRRGRYYDQPPFPFVPGYDLVGTVLEVGEGVGEGVGAALVGSRVAALTKTGGWVSHALLDAADLVPVPEGLSAARAETAVVNGVTAWQLLHRKARVRAGQTVLVHGANGGVGSTLVQLALAAGVRVIGTAAERHHAALRRLGVLPVDYRTEDVPARVRELAPEGVAAVFDHIGGPGVLDSWRLLAPGGTLVAYGSASTRDDTGSKQWPVLKLLGRVWWWNALPNGRHAYFYNVWAGRAFAKDRFRARLRADLGEVFAALDRGDITAQIAAELPLDRVAEALRLAESGTVAGKVVLTP; encoded by the coding sequence ATGACTGCAAAGACTCCTGCCACGCCGGACGCCGCCGCTCTGCCCGAGGAGCTCACCGAGGTGGTCCTGCCGGGCGTGGTGGAGCCGGAGGGGTTGCTCCTGCGCCGCCGTCCGGTGCCCTCGCCCGGCCCGGGGCAGGTGCTGGTCCGGGTCGCGGCGACCGGCGTCTCCTTCGCCGAGCAGCAGATGCGCCGCGGCCGGTACTACGACCAGCCGCCCTTCCCCTTCGTGCCGGGCTACGACCTGGTCGGCACGGTGCTGGAGGTCGGCGAAGGGGTCGGCGAGGGGGTCGGTGCGGCGCTGGTCGGCAGCAGGGTGGCCGCGCTGACCAAGACCGGCGGCTGGGTCAGCCACGCGCTGCTCGACGCCGCCGACCTGGTCCCGGTGCCCGAGGGGCTGAGCGCGGCGCGGGCGGAGACCGCGGTGGTCAACGGCGTCACCGCCTGGCAGCTGCTGCACCGCAAGGCCCGGGTGCGCGCGGGGCAGACCGTGCTGGTGCACGGCGCCAACGGCGGCGTGGGGTCGACGCTCGTCCAACTCGCGCTGGCCGCCGGGGTGCGTGTCATCGGGACGGCCGCCGAGCGGCACCACGCGGCACTGCGCCGCCTGGGCGTGCTCCCGGTCGACTACCGCACGGAGGATGTCCCCGCCCGGGTACGGGAGTTGGCGCCCGAGGGGGTGGCCGCGGTGTTCGACCACATCGGTGGTCCCGGCGTACTGGACTCCTGGCGGCTGCTCGCCCCGGGCGGCACCCTCGTCGCCTACGGCAGCGCCTCGACGCGCGACGACACCGGCTCCAAGCAGTGGCCGGTGCTCAAGCTGCTCGGCCGGGTCTGGTGGTGGAACGCGCTGCCGAACGGCCGGCACGCCTACTTCTACAACGTCTGGGCCGGGCGGGCCTTCGCCAAGGACCGCTTCCGCGCACGCCTGCGGGCCGATCTGGGCGAGGTGTTCGCGGCGCTGGACCGCGGGGACATCACCGCCCAGATCGCCGCCGAACTCCCGCTCGACCGGGTCGCCGAGGCGCTGCGCCTGGCCGAGTCGGGCACCGTCGCGGGCAAGGTGGTACTGACGCCTTGA